One window of Lemur catta isolate mLemCat1 chromosome 3, mLemCat1.pri, whole genome shotgun sequence genomic DNA carries:
- the SFN gene encoding 14-3-3 protein sigma, with translation MERANLIQKAKLAEQAERYEDMAAFMKGAVEKGEELSCEERNLLSVAYKNVVGGLRAGWRVLSSIEQKSNEEGSEDKGPEVREYREKVETELRGVCDTVLGLLDSHLIKEAGDAESRVFYLKMKGDYYRYLAEVATGDDKKRIIDSARAAYQEAMDISKKEMPPTNPIRLGLALNFSVFHYEIANSPEEAISLAKTTFDEAMADLHTLSEDSYKDSTLIMQLLRDNLTLWTADNAGEEGGEAPEEPQS, from the coding sequence aTGGAGAGAGCCAATCTGATCCAGAAGGCCAAGTTGGCAGAGCAGGCTGAACGCTATGAGGACATGGCAGCCTTCATGAAGGGCGCTGTGGAAAAGGGTGAGGAGCTCTCCTGCGAAGAGCGAAACCTGCTCTCAGTGGCCTACAAGAATGTGGTGGGCGGCCTGAGGGCTGGCTGGAGGGTCCTGTCCAGCATTGAGCAGAAGAGCAACGAGGAAGGCTCAGAAGACAAGGGCCCCGAGGTGCGAGAGTACCGCGAGAAGGTGGAGACTGAGCTCCGGGGCGTGTGCGACACTGTGCTGGGCCTGCTGGACAGCCACCTCATCAAGGAGGCTGGGGATGCTGAGAGCCGGGTCTTCTACCTGAAGATGAAGGGCGACTACTACCGCTACCTGGCGGAGGTGGCCACCGGGGACGACAAGAAGCGCATCATCGACTCAGCCCGGGCAGCCTACCAGGAGGCCATGGACATCAGCAAGAAGGAGATGCCACCCACCAACCCCATACGCCTGGGCCTGGCCCTGAACTTTTCTGTCTTCCACTACGAGATCGCCAATAGCCCCGAAGAGGCCATCTCTCTGGCCAAGACCACTTTCGATGAGGCCATGGCTGACCTGCACACCCTCAGCGAGGACTCCTACAAAGACAGCACCCTCATCATGCAGCTGCTGCGAGACAACCTGACACTGTGGACAGCCGACAACGCCGGGGAAGAGGGGGGCGAGGCTCCCGAGGAGCCCCAGAGCTGA